GAAAAAAATAACTGTTTTAGGATCTACTGGTTCTATCGGCATTAGTACTCTGTCTATTGTTAAAAATAATCCTTCTTTATTTAAAGTTATTGTTTTAGTAGCTAATAAAAATTCTTCTATGATGTTAGAACAATGTGAATATTTTTCTCCTGATTGGGCTATCATGAAGAATAAAAAATCAGCTCATATTTTAAAAAAAAGATTAAAAGATAAAAAAATAAAAACACAAGTTTTATCTGGTAATAAAGCTATTTGTCAACTAGCTGCTTTAAAAGAATCCGATTTAGTTATATCTGCCATTGTAGGAATGGCAGGTTTATTACCTACTTTATCTGCAATAAATGCTGGGAAAACAATTTTATTAGCTAATAAAGAATCTCTAATTGTCTGTGGTATTATTTTTATGAAAGCTTTATCTTCTAATAAAGCTAAAATTTTTCCTATTGATAGTGAACATAACGCTATTTTTCAAGTTTTGCCTAAGTTTGTTCAAAAAAATTTAGGTAAAGTTAATTTAAAAAAAAATGGTGTTAAATCTATTATTTTAACTGCTTCTGGAGGTCCATTTTATAATTTTAAAAGAGAAAACTTATCTTTTGTTACTCCTTTAGAAGCATGTTCTCACCCAAATTGGTCAATGGGAAGAAAAATATCAATAGATTCAGCAACTATGATAAATAAAGGTTTTGAATATGCTGAAGCAAGATTGCTATTTAATGCCTCATCTTCAGAAATTGATATTTTAATTCATCCTCAATCAATTATTCATTCTATGGTTGAGTATATTGATGGAACAATATTAGCACAACTTTCAGTTCCTGATATGAAGGTTGCAATTTCTTATGCAAT
This genomic interval from Buchnera aphidicola str. Sg (Schizaphis graminum) contains the following:
- the ispC gene encoding 1-deoxy-D-xylulose-5-phosphate reductoisomerase produces the protein MKKITVLGSTGSIGISTLSIVKNNPSLFKVIVLVANKNSSMMLEQCEYFSPDWAIMKNKKSAHILKKRLKDKKIKTQVLSGNKAICQLAALKESDLVISAIVGMAGLLPTLSAINAGKTILLANKESLIVCGIIFMKALSSNKAKIFPIDSEHNAIFQVLPKFVQKNLGKVNLKKNGVKSIILTASGGPFYNFKRENLSFVTPLEACSHPNWSMGRKISIDSATMINKGFEYAEARLLFNASSSEIDILIHPQSIIHSMVEYIDGTILAQLSVPDMKVAISYAMSWPNRISSGAKFLNFNKLSNLSFFKPDFIQFPCLKLAIDAFSQGQAAMTVLNAVNEVTVSAFLDSKISFNKISEINTDILMSSSFSEPVSVEEVLEIDKKTRIKSQKKISSLIF